The genomic DNA TGCAAAATTAGACAGATTCCAGACTTGGTGAAAATAACTCTAAGGTATTCCAAGAGGAAGGAAATTGGGATGTAGTGATCACAATGCCCACTACACCTGGTAGTCGCTGGAACCAATTAAGTTGCCAGTCAGGCAAGTTTGATAGCAACTCTTTCTGTCAATGAGTTAGCTATTATCTCTTGACCACTGACAGTGCCTCACTTAGATGTGTCAAAAACCCAGAAGCTAGGTAGTCATGTATTTTCATTACAGAGGGGAAAATTACTTTACTGTACTGAATTAAAATCACACAGcaacaggttatagttcaacaggtttatttggaagcactagctttcggagcgccgctccttcatcaggtggttgtggactataagatcataagacacagaatttatagcaaaagtttacagtgtgatgtaattgaaatgatatattgaaaaagacctggattgtttgttaagtctaatcttttagaatgaccatgttggtttcagttctttcatacatAAATCCCAGAGGTTTTTGTAAAGTTATATTCTAAAGTGAACTTTAaaaataggtgccatgtcagctcaaataatgcattgaaggtgtgaggtgccctgtgtgaggctgtctgtgcgccaatgttcagactgattctatttctaaaaaaagggattatagaatcttacatggattcatgcaatttttggacaaattaaaatgaaatgaTATAAGTACAAATACACCCCACAaaattatatatgtgtgtgtacatgtgggttatgtgtgtgtgtgtggggggggggggggggttggggggggtggtgtgagtctctgtgagagagtgtgtgtatatgtgtgtgaatatAAAGGTGAATAGGTCAGTGAGAGGATGGGTGTGAGTCTGGGGGGTGTGAGCATGTAAAAGAGAGCTGGTGTatgagggtctgcatgagtgaatgtgtgcagtgtgtagtgcagtggggtcacctgtagtgtgacatgaacccaacgtCCCAATTGAGatcatccccatgggtaccaaacttggatATCAGCCTATGTTCAGCCACATTGTGttgttgcttgtcctgaagtccgccttggaggatggtcacccgaaggtccaaggctgattgtcccggactgctgaagtgttctccgactgggaagGTACACTCctggctggtgattgttgtgtgatGTACATTCATCTGTACATATTGTGTCACAAATGTTTCGACTTTGTTATCTTTAAGTTCTCCTTAGTAGACCTGCTTTGCTGAATTTATGTAAGCTACCATTTTATCTTGCAATAAAAGCACATTTTCAGTATGTTGAGTGAAATGAAGGTTAATAACATGTTCTAAACATTAAGATGTGAAATTGTAATTGATGCAGTTTTGTTTTTTGGTAACACCATACATTATGGAAAATAAGCAATCCAATTTATTCATATTTTGTAATTAATATTAATTTTGTAATTAATATTGTTCTTTAAATTTTTATCTTTCATTTTTTCTCTTCGATTAAATAAAGAAAATACTAAAATGCGCAATTTGAATTActctataattttaaaaaatgtgtttacTCATTAAGTTCAATATTTCAATTCAAAATTTCATATAAAGTTCAATATGGTCAATCAGAACCTCATAGCATTTTCATTCAAGGTAAGCGTGGATCATGATTGCAATAACAATAGTTTATTCATGATACTGAATCAAAACATCCTGCCTTTCTATATATTTCCCTAATTCTATTTTATGCAGTACTTATGCATTTAAAAAATACAGAAGGTGAAATATTTTTTGGATTTTACATCGGAATGAGAAGGTgcagtttaagagctgcaaatgAAGTTCAGAACTAAGAGGATAGAAACCAATTTATATTAAGAATACTGAATATTTCATGATCAGGGTCAAGAGATGGCATGTCAATAAACACTTGTTAAAAACTATTTTACAACTTGGTTATGGAACTACAAAAGATGATATATATTCCTCAGCAATCCTACTTCCTGATGAGTCACTTCCAACTGATGAAGTTACTGTTGTTCATATATCTTGTTCTGTGGTCTAGGCAATAGCAGAAAGTAACTTTCAATCCATCAGGAGTTTAATTTGTTGATGTAATTGTGCTTGCAGCTGTTCTTAAAATAGAATGTGTCTAATTGACCTTTACCCCCATTTCACTTCATGGAGGAAACATATAATGCTTGTTAAGATACATAACCCATGTTAGTTGTGTTTTTACCTCATGTGGGAGGAATTGAAGCATTTCTCCATAACTTCTAATACATTGGCATCTTACAAAATAAGAATTATTAATGTCTGTGCACAGAAAAATATAAAAAGCTGCCCAAACACCTCCAAGACAGAGGAAACTGAAACAAATGGATACGTATAGAAAGAGAGTTGCATAAAACTCGAATCTTTCTTTTGTGAAGTGTTACAAATGCTATAAAAAACCTGATGAATGTGCCACAGGATACAGGTTGAATTGAAGTCAATTATTTTACTGTGTTACAATATTACATGcgagaaagaaattgagaatagTTCATTTATCTGCGGTCCCTCACAGACAATGATGACTCTCTTCCAGTCTCAGAGTGAGTCCGTAagtggctgtacagaccaatgcagctaccacagactctgttacacttaAGGTGGAAGTGGCCACGGGAAGGGGTGAGTGGGGCATTGAAGTGGCAGTGCGCTTCATGGAGAATAGTAGCACAAATTTTCAGTCATGGTGCAATTAAGAAGGACTGAAAATGAGGTAGAACTGGCAGCACCAATTGTCTCAGTACTCACATTTCAAACATGACACTTCACTTGCAAAAACCTATATAAATTATCCTATGGGTCAACTGTGTAAACAGTTTCCTGACCTCAGTCAGGAGGAAAGGAAATATCAAAGACTGGAAATTAAAACATCGCTTGACAGGCAAAGCCACTATCTTTCAAGAGAATTCGCTAGTCTACAATTTGAGTAGCAAAATATAGGATCCCATTTTAGCAGAGAACTTTGGTCAAATCCACAGACCACTACTGGAAATATCAATCTCtaatttcccctcagatgctgctgaaCGTATTGTGTATTTTatacttttatttcaaatttctgaCATTGGTTATTTTAGCTTTTAAACACTAAATTACATCTTTAGATTGCAGAGCTGATTTTAATTTCTCACAGGGCTGGAAAACTGCTGCTAATGACTGAGGGACCATTGCAGACCACATTGGAAAATCAGGTGGGTTAAACAACAACAGGAAAATCCAGACTGCTTGTTTTGCCACCACTTTTCCAGGTTAAAAATAGCCTTTAAGTGATTTAGCTCTGAATGCCAAATTAAGATCAATTACAAATTATTGTCATAGTTTTGAAAAATGCAAGACCTGTCAAATGTAATCTTTTTTTAGCTGATGCTAAGTTACTCAAAAGAAACAGCTGAGAGCATTAGCCAAGCAATTATTTCAGtgccttttttttaattgcaacTAAAAAGCAATAACGGTTGTCATTACAGGTTtcaaataaatgcattttggatACATTAGTTGTCAAAGTGTTTGTTAATAAATTTGGTTCATAATTCAACAAGCTGTACAtcagaaatggcagaaaagatttgccaatAGCTCAGTGGAAAGTAGTGCAGTGTTCAGTTGTAGAGAGTATGCAGGTCCCAGCCTCAATTCCTCGTAGGTGCTTATTTAACCAACAGCTGTGAAAGGAGTCCGGCTTGATGGTCCAGAAAGTTAAACTGGGGAGATGGATTCTTAGTCGGCAAGTCAGGCTGAGCCATGAAATTGTGAAGAACATTCGAAGTTAGCTGAGGACACATTATGTATTTGTGCTCCAATATGTGTCATTTTCTTCCAGAGAACAGGAGCAAAGGGCAATAAATCAAAGGCACGTCTTAATCATGAGAGCAATCATCAGACTGAATTTGCATCTATTATTAATAATTAGGTTTCTAGCTTTATAAATACAAAAGATATCAAATTGTCAAAACAAGCCTTTTTTTTAAGGTTTGTTTGCAACTTTAACTGATAACTCACTTGTAGCCCAGTCATTGTAATATTTTGCCCTGCTTTCTAGAAGAGATCAGGTGTATTAACAGAAGACTTGCTATCAAAATCAATTATTGGAGGTCTCCCTATCCTACTGCAAGAGCTACTTATCCTTCCGTTTCTCTTTTCCGGGGTCTTCCCCAGGCTCCTTTGCCATGGGTGCTGACTCCACGTTGAGTTTCACTTGATTTACTTTGGGGTGGATCTCATCTCCTTTTCTTTGCGCCTCAATGCACAGGATACCATCATGGGACAGTGATGACCGAACAAGCAGAGGGTCCACGTCCAGGGGTAGGATGTAGGTGCGGGTGAACTCCCGGGAGATAAACCCATGACTGTCCAGTTTCTGCGGGTGTCTTCCAGTCACTTCCAGAAGGTTATCCACTGTCCGGACAGAGATCTCATCCGGCAGGAACTGGCACACATCCAGAAATACCTGAAACTTATGATGCTTTGTTTCAATTGTTGAAAAGCCTCGGTCCAGTTGCTTATTGATCCTGGGTCTGATGTAATAACCATGGTATAACGTAGGAGCTAAAATATCTTCTGGTGACAAACCTGAAAAATATATTGGAAGTTACTAAACTATAAGTCACACACCATACAGCCAccttatatttaaaataaaatgattttaaaataaattttactttaaattccAAAAATATGAAATGCTGTTCAATgaagaaaagatttttaaaattgaactgTTATTAGCTTAACTACTCTGGTGCTGTTTTAAGACTCCACACAGCCTGAATGTTATTGGATGTAATCTTGTTTCTTCCTGGGCTCTGGGAGCTATATAATTGTATACAAATAATTGGAATTGGAACCTACAGATtttcacacacacccctccctcaccaaacatacacacacaaatgtgTCAGAAGATGATCGATAAACCATTCAGTGCCACCTTCCAACTGTACAGATCTGATCATTGTTGGATAATCGTGGGGTCCAGGAGAACAATGCTGGCTTTAAAGTGGGGATGGGAAGGCCAGAAGGTGAATGAGAGGAGTGTGGTTAGCAGCTCTTGAACCCATCGTTTACTGAACTCCACTTCCTGAGGATAGCAGGAGTTAAACAGGGAACAAGAACACCTGTAACTACTACAAAGGGTCAGACTGGAGTCCATACatcagctctgtttctctctccacagatgctgccaaacctgacgagtttctccagcactgtttttaaaaattgtcacaAGTACAAGATTTCACATGTCCTTCCAAAACACACCGTCAGTATTGGGGTTGTTTACTGTAGCCCCAGACTTTGAGAAATTCACGAAGCCGGTTCAGAGCTGGGCTGCACAGTTTTGCCACGCACAATTTCACGGTCAAAAGGCGAAATAAATTTACCTTCCCCGAAGTTCTGGTCGTGGATAGTTGTTGGCGTCTCCTTCTCGTACTCTACACTCATCGGATAGGCATGTGGCAAGGTCTTGTCCTCCATTGTCAGGCTCAGCAAGCAGGGAAGCACAACGACAACACAAACTGGTCTGATCTGCCTGACCCAGCAGACTGTGGTCAGTCCGTCTCAGAAACCTCAGAGTCGTTTCTGTCAGAACATtcctgagggagggggtgttgttaAATTCGGACGGAAATAGAGCAGGGCACTGAGAAAGTATGGAGCGCTCCAAAAGCACTGGAGATCTCCTCTGGGAAACAGACAACAGTGCCACACCCTGTCTTTGCAATACAAAACTACTGGAGATCTGAAGCCTaaccagagattgctggagaaactcagcaggtcgggcagcatcggGAAGAAGAGTCACAGGACTCGAAACGTGAACTCTGCTTCCTCTTCAAGATG from Hemiscyllium ocellatum isolate sHemOce1 chromosome 29, sHemOce1.pat.X.cur, whole genome shotgun sequence includes the following:
- the hspb2 gene encoding heat shock protein beta-2; this translates as MEDKTLPHAYPMSVEYEKETPTTIHDQNFGEGLSPEDILAPTLYHGYYIRPRINKQLDRGFSTIETKHHKFQVFLDVCQFLPDEISVRTVDNLLEVTGRHPQKLDSHGFISREFTRTYILPLDVDPLLVRSSLSHDGILCIEAQRKGDEIHPKVNQVKLNVESAPMAKEPGEDPGKEKRKDK